One region of Vigna angularis cultivar LongXiaoDou No.4 chromosome 10, ASM1680809v1, whole genome shotgun sequence genomic DNA includes:
- the LOC108319928 gene encoding uncharacterized protein LOC108319928, giving the protein MVLLKDIVPAAQNNIETKFIVLEKGSTTLEGKNRICLTLVADETAAVHLQLWGDECDAFDSGDIIHLTKGIFSYQHGNLILRAGKRGKLEKIGEFTMSYVEVPNMSEIHWIPDPSNSKNYIQDYIISPQSRIFPSIP; this is encoded by the coding sequence ATGGTTCTTCTTAAAGACATTGTGCCTGCAGCTCAGAACAACATAGAGACTAAGTTTATAGTTTTGGAGAAAGGCAGCACAACGCTAGAAGGGAAGAATAGGATATGCTTGACTCTTGTAGCTGATGAGACAGCGGCAGTTCATCTTCAGCTTTGGGGAGATGAATGCGATGCTTTTGATTCAGGCGATATAATTCATTTGACCAAAGGAATTTTTTCCTACCAACATGGTAATCTTATACTCAGGGCAGGCAAGAGAGGGAAGCTAGAGAAGATTGGAGAGTTTACCATGTCCTATGTTGAGGTACCAAACATGAGTGAGATTCATTGGATTCCTGACCCAAgtaattctaaaaattatatcCAGGACTATATAATATCTCCCCAGTCACGCATCTTCCCTTCAATTCCATAG